The Spirosoma sp. SC4-14 DNA window ATACCCTGCCCTAACCATTGCCTTGCTAAGTTCTTCAAACTGCCCGGCAGCCAGGTTCTCATCGACAGCAGGCAGTTTTCCTCGCTGCTGCCAGCGGCCGAAAGCCGTATCCGGTTCAATTGTGAGTGCATAGGCCGACAGGTGCGGTACATCCAGTTCAAGCATTTTTTGCAAATCCCGTTGCCAGATCGATTCTTTCTTATCGGTCTGGCCTGCGTCAGGAATTCCGTAAATCAGATCGACACTCAGCGTTTCGAAACCGGTTTCACGCGCTAGCTGTACGCAATTTTCGGCTTCGGCAGCCGAGTGAGCGCGGTTCATCCAGCGAAGTGTTGCTTCATCGAACGTCTGAATACCAATACTTAGCCGATTTACATACTGGCGCAGTAACTGCAATTTACTAACACTAAGATCATCGGGATTAGCTTCCAGTGTGATTTCGGCATCAGAAGACACAACAAAGTGGCGGTGAATGGTATCGAAAATGGTGGCCAGTTCCTGCTCGGTCAGCAGTGATGGCGTACCGCCACCAAAGTAAACGGTTTCGAGTTTGTTATTGGGCAGGTACTCGTTCTGTAATGCAATTTCGGCGCAGAGGGCCTCAACAAGCGCCGATTTCTGACTCAAATTCGTACTGAAATGAAAGTCGCAGTAGTGGCATGCCTGCTTACAAAACGGTATATGAAGATAGAGATGCATTCTTCGCTAATGACAACAAAATCGGCTATAGGGTTCCGTTGATGTTGGTGTACCCTCGCTTGCGGGAACTATAGTTTTTTTTCCAGTACAATAGTTAGCCCGTGTTTGCCCTGAACAGTGCCAATAATGTTAAAACCGAAGCGAAGATTCAGAATAAGCATGGTGCGCCATTGGTTATAGGTTTCGGTTCTGATGGTATGATAGCTGCGTTGCCGACACCATTCGTGCTGTTGGCGCATCAGCTCGCCCGCAATTCCATGGCCGCGCAGAGCTGGTTGCACACACCCCAGCCAACTGTAGAACTGACCGGGCTTTCGCTCATAACCGAGCTTGCAACCAACAATTTGTTGATTATCGATGGCCAGCCAAAACTGCAAACCGGTTCGGGTAAGATGGTAGTGGATATCGGCCAGTATGCTGGCTGGCAACTGGCTCGTAAATACCGACGATAGAAGATCGAGAAGGGATGATTGAAGGGGCTCAGGTGGCAATCTGTCCCACAATTCGTAGCGAAGTTCCATTCAGCAAATATGGCAAAAAGCCGCTTATCGCGAACCTCACTCGTTTTTCAGCCGAAATACCTGGAACGGCTCACAGCAAGGATACCCATACTACCGCGCTTAGTTAACGGTCGGGGCATTTCTTGCAACGTTTGCTCTTTTTGTACTTCTTGCAACACTTTTTCAATACGCACTCACCACCTACAAACGGATTTGATTGTATGATTGGCTTTGAATCGTTCAGCACCGTAAGCGAGTCAGAAGAAAAAAAATCAGTAATCATCGATACCTGTTGTTTACGATGCAAAAATAGCTTGTTTAGATTTATTACAAATTAAAATTAGCAAAATTATTATACACTATCTCCCCTGCCCAAATTGCCCGGAAGCTCATGAAGGAGTACATCAGTTAAAAACAAAACACCTCACTATCAACAGTTTAACTCAAACAAATTATTTATTTCTACTCAATTTCCGACCCGTTGCTACCTGAATTAAAAACTGCCTAAGCAACTGAATTACGCCTTACGGGGTCTTTCTTTCAATGAAATCGCATCAACAAACACACAATCTGTCGACTGTTTACTCACACATTTCAAAAGAATCCTACTGTGTTTCAGGAAACATACTTAGCCAATTAATCGTATCAGGGCTTAGTCTGGCGCTATTCCTACTACCCAGGCCAGGTTGGGGGCAAGCGCCCACCTACACAACTGGCGATACGGTTGTATTGGGTCATACCCGTACAAAGCTTACTCCATTATATTATGGATTAGGGACCGATCGGCTTGGCGGTGCCCGCATGGAAACGCTGGATTCGGGCGTGGTCCTGGCGATTACCGGGCAGACCTGGATTGGTCAGGATTCGACGCATAAATTCTGGCGCGTACGGCTTTCGCCTACCCTCACAGCGTATACCCCCACCGAACACGTAATTACCGACACACTACAACGTTACCCAAGCCATTCGCTTACTGGAAACTGGACTGTTTATGGCGATACCATCCGGTCGAAGACGAGGTCTAAATTCGATTATGTTGCTGTTCGATTACCGGCCCGGCTTCCCTACCGAAGTCAGCAGCAGATCAATCCCTCAAAGCTGATCATAGATGTTTTCGGCGCAACCGTCAACACGAACTGGATTACCCAGCGGGCCACGGCGCAGGAAATTCGGAATGTGTGGTTCGAACAGATTTCAGACGAAACTGTCCGGATTTATATCGATCTGAAACACAATCAGTCATGGGGTTATTCGATATATTATCTACAGAATACCCTGATGATTCGCCTACGACGGCCACCGCTTAAACATCACCTTCGCGGCATGACCATTGCGGTCGATGCGGGACATGGGGGCAGCAATACGGGGGCTCGTGGCGAACAGTCGCTTCGGTTGGAAAAAGACCTGACACTTGATGTAGCCAACCGACTGAAGAGGCTACTCGGACGTGCAGGTGCCAAGGTGCATATGATTCGGACGACCGATACGCTCATCAGTTCGTCGGATCGTATACTGGCTATGCGCCAGTTGCTGCCCGATTTGCTGGTCAGCATTCATTTCAATTCGTCGGCCAATCCAGCGGTACGAGGTGTCAGCACATACTATAAATACATTGGCTTCCGGCCATTGAGTCAATCCATTTTGGATGCGTTTCGCCGGAAAGGGGTGCCCGAATTCGGGAATGTTGGCCATTTCAATTTCTTCTTCAACAGCCCTACCGATTACCCCAATGCACTGGTTGAAGGCCCCTTTCTGAGCAATTTGGCCGACGAAACCCTTATCCTGGACGATCGCTTTCGGCAGCAAATGGCCAAAACCATCCGACGGGGTATCAGACGGTTTGTGGCAAAAAGCCGGTAATTAAAACAGCAAAGGCAAAACAGACGCAAAGACCTAAATCAATTAGCGTCTTTGTGGCTATTGCGACCTTGTGGCTTACTTAAATTCGGGCAGTATACATTACAGAATTTCGCCGGTCATGTATAGCTGTACCTGTCCCGAAATATCGACCCGATCGCCATTGAGCTTGCAAAGCAGATAGCCATGCCGTTTCGACAGTTGTCGGGCAGCAAAATCTGTTTTTCCCAGTTGTTCGGCCCAGTAAGGTACCAGCGTAGTATGAGCCGAACCCGTTACGGGATCTTCGTCGATACCTGACTGTGGTGCAAAAAAGCGCGACACAAAGTCGATTCCCGAATCGGCATTGCCAGGTGCTGTTACGATAACCCCACGTGCCGGTACGGTGCTCATTTCCCGAAAATCTGGGTCCAGCGCTTCGATCTGAGCCTGATTTTCATAAACAAGCAGATAATCGGTTTTTCCTTTATAGACCTGCAACGGCTTTTCGTTCAGGCTGGTCAATAGTGCTGGTGGCTGTAGGTTAGCCTTTTGCACCACATCGGCCGGAAAATCGAGCGTTAGCCAGTTTTCTTCGCTCCGGCAAACTTTCAATAAACCACTGCGGGAGTTAAAATAAATATGATCGGTCAGAGGCTTCTGTTCCAGAAAAAACACCACATAGCCCGATGCCAGCGTGGCATGTCCGCACAGATCTACTTCAACGGTGGGCGTAAACCAACGAATATGGTAGTTGGCATCGCCATCCGTCTGCACATAAAAGGCTGTTTCGGCCAGGTTATTTTCGGCGGCAATCTGCTGCATTTGCTCGTCGGGGAGCCATTCAGTTAGTGGGACAACAGCAGCCGGGTTGCCACAAAAAAGTCGATCAGTAAACGTATCAAGTTGGTAAATACGCATGGGTATTAACGAAAAAGGCCATCGGCAAGTAGTCTCTGGTTTCCAGACCTTTTCTTGCCCGACCGGGTTATAGGTTATAACAGTTTAGGAGGAGTGTACTTTATTCTGAATAACGTCCAGTACTTCCTGCGAGAATGCAGTCAGTGAAGGGACAATTACATCGGCAATAGCGAACTTTGGATTACCCAGTTCGAAGGCAGCAGGCACCGCTATGGTACGCATCCCTGCCGAATAGGCCGACAACAAACCGCTACCCGAATCCTCAAACGCCACACAGTCGGCTGGTTGTACGCCGAGTTTATGAGCCGTTCCCAGGTATACATCGGGGGCTGGTTTGTTCCGGGCTTCGAGGGTAGCCGAATGCCAGAGCTTCAGGTAGTCCCGAATCCGAAGGCGATCGACAACCACCTCAATTAAACTCATGGGAGAAGCAGAAGCAATAGCTGCCGGAATACCACGCCGGAAAAAAAATTCGAGTGCGGCAATGGCCCCGGGCATTGGTTCGGCAAAGTTAGCGATGCGCTCATGAACTCCCTCAGTGATCTCATCACCCAGTTCGGCATTGGTTCGCCCACCAGCGGCCTGCTCGGTCCAGGGAGCCCGAGCATACCAGTAGTTAACAACATCGGGAATTGGCAAACCAGTTGTCTGCTTACATTCGTCATCAGTCAAGTGTAGCCCAACAGTAGCAAACACTTCCCGTTCCATAGCCCGCCAGTGAGGTTCAGAGTCCACCAGCAGACCATCCATATCAAATATTGCTGCGCGTATCAAAATCAGTCGTAAACAGTTAATGATCAGTCTCAATGAGTCCTGGCAGGCATTTTGAGTTCGGTACTGACTGAAATAAAGAAACCGAACAACCTGACAATCCAATTATACGTCGGCTTTCCGAAAGGGTTTCACATCTACCTTATCCCAAACGCCCTGCACAATATAGGGGTCTGTTTTCAGGTAATCGGTTAGTTGGTCTTCCGTTTCCATGTCAAGCAGTAACATAGAACCGATCATATTTCCGGCCACATCGAGCAGGGCTCCTC harbors:
- the hxpB gene encoding hexitol phosphatase HxpB; the protein is MIRAAIFDMDGLLVDSEPHWRAMEREVFATVGLHLTDDECKQTTGLPIPDVVNYWYARAPWTEQAAGGRTNAELGDEITEGVHERIANFAEPMPGAIAALEFFFRRGIPAAIASASPMSLIEVVVDRLRIRDYLKLWHSATLEARNKPAPDVYLGTAHKLGVQPADCVAFEDSGSGLLSAYSAGMRTIAVPAAFELGNPKFAIADVIVPSLTAFSQEVLDVIQNKVHSS
- a CDS encoding GNAT family N-acetyltransferase yields the protein MELRYELWDRLPPEPLQSSLLDLLSSVFTSQLPASILADIHYHLTRTGLQFWLAIDNQQIVGCKLGYERKPGQFYSWLGCVQPALRGHGIAGELMRQQHEWCRQRSYHTIRTETYNQWRTMLILNLRFGFNIIGTVQGKHGLTIVLEKKL
- a CDS encoding PhzF family phenazine biosynthesis protein, with the translated sequence MRIYQLDTFTDRLFCGNPAAVVPLTEWLPDEQMQQIAAENNLAETAFYVQTDGDANYHIRWFTPTVEVDLCGHATLASGYVVFFLEQKPLTDHIYFNSRSGLLKVCRSEENWLTLDFPADVVQKANLQPPALLTSLNEKPLQVYKGKTDYLLVYENQAQIEALDPDFREMSTVPARGVIVTAPGNADSGIDFVSRFFAPQSGIDEDPVTGSAHTTLVPYWAEQLGKTDFAARQLSKRHGYLLCKLNGDRVDISGQVQLYMTGEIL
- a CDS encoding YciI family protein; translation: MQYVIHAYDHTDAQALDRRMAARPAHFDFVRALKAKGQFLLGGALLDVAGNMIGSMLLLDMETEDQLTDYLKTDPYIVQGVWDKVDVKPFRKADV
- the hemW gene encoding radical SAM family heme chaperone HemW, producing MHLYLHIPFCKQACHYCDFHFSTNLSQKSALVEALCAEIALQNEYLPNNKLETVYFGGGTPSLLTEQELATIFDTIHRHFVVSSDAEITLEANPDDLSVSKLQLLRQYVNRLSIGIQTFDEATLRWMNRAHSAAEAENCVQLARETGFETLSVDLIYGIPDAGQTDKKESIWQRDLQKMLELDVPHLSAYALTIEPDTAFGRWQQRGKLPAVDENLAAGQFEELSKAMVRAGYEHYEISNFARPEQYARHNTAYWQRRPYLGIGPSAHSYNGSSRQYNIANNARYTVAIGKGDIPATVEELSMADQVNDYLLTGLRTKWGCSLSALTTLAGEDFSKKQAADLAAMYASGWLKQEGDWLRLTESGKLFADRVAASLFFE
- a CDS encoding N-acetylmuramoyl-L-alanine amidase; translation: MKSHQQTHNLSTVYSHISKESYCVSGNILSQLIVSGLSLALFLLPRPGWGQAPTYTTGDTVVLGHTRTKLTPLYYGLGTDRLGGARMETLDSGVVLAITGQTWIGQDSTHKFWRVRLSPTLTAYTPTEHVITDTLQRYPSHSLTGNWTVYGDTIRSKTRSKFDYVAVRLPARLPYRSQQQINPSKLIIDVFGATVNTNWITQRATAQEIRNVWFEQISDETVRIYIDLKHNQSWGYSIYYLQNTLMIRLRRPPLKHHLRGMTIAVDAGHGGSNTGARGEQSLRLEKDLTLDVANRLKRLLGRAGAKVHMIRTTDTLISSSDRILAMRQLLPDLLVSIHFNSSANPAVRGVSTYYKYIGFRPLSQSILDAFRRKGVPEFGNVGHFNFFFNSPTDYPNALVEGPFLSNLADETLILDDRFRQQMAKTIRRGIRRFVAKSR